The following coding sequences lie in one Methanopyrus sp. SNP6 genomic window:
- a CDS encoding Ldh family oxidoreductase, with protein sequence MKIPPEDLMDFVSEALHSVGVPRKDARTAAEVIVEGDLRGFHSHGVLRLPGYIEGIEKGAIRPELRMEEISRKSSVVLYDAYHSLGHVVGYRATLEAVELARKHGSGVVAVRNASHYGIAGYYTTLVAERGFIGFTTCGTEPAVAPYGGSQPVLGTNPVSIAFPRRDGPPIIVDMATSVVARGKILQALREGREIPQDWAVGPDGEPTTDPEEALAGALLPFGGHKGYALCLALEVLTGPVVGAAAGKDVQGTTDPTVPCNKGDVFVALDLSALVDEHEYYDRLEKLVSQVKSAGDDVLLPGELEFRRRERALREGIELPEGSVRAVREVAEKLGLEDPTR encoded by the coding sequence TTGAAAATACCGCCTGAGGATTTGATGGACTTCGTCAGTGAAGCTCTCCACTCCGTCGGTGTACCGCGTAAAGACGCTCGGACAGCCGCCGAAGTCATCGTAGAGGGAGACCTTCGCGGATTCCACTCTCACGGCGTTCTGAGGTTGCCTGGTTACATCGAAGGAATCGAGAAAGGCGCAATCCGCCCCGAGTTGAGGATGGAGGAAATCTCCAGGAAGTCCTCTGTCGTACTCTATGATGCTTATCATTCGCTGGGACACGTCGTCGGATACAGGGCAACACTGGAGGCTGTCGAACTCGCTCGGAAGCACGGATCAGGCGTGGTGGCTGTCCGTAACGCGTCTCACTACGGGATCGCCGGGTACTACACGACGCTGGTCGCTGAACGGGGATTCATCGGATTCACAACGTGTGGAACGGAACCTGCGGTCGCCCCTTACGGCGGCTCCCAACCTGTGCTGGGAACCAATCCGGTGTCCATCGCGTTCCCCCGTAGGGACGGTCCACCTATCATCGTCGATATGGCCACGAGCGTAGTCGCGAGGGGGAAGATCCTTCAGGCATTGCGAGAGGGTAGGGAGATACCTCAAGACTGGGCCGTAGGGCCCGACGGAGAGCCTACCACGGATCCCGAGGAGGCCCTTGCAGGGGCACTACTACCGTTCGGAGGGCACAAGGGGTATGCCCTGTGCTTGGCACTCGAGGTGTTAACTGGTCCCGTCGTTGGGGCTGCCGCCGGGAAAGACGTTCAGGGGACTACGGATCCTACGGTTCCGTGCAACAAAGGTGACGTGTTCGTAGCGCTCGACCTGTCGGCCTTAGTCGACGAACATGAGTACTACGATCGACTTGAAAAGTTGGTATCGCAAGTTAAATCCGCCGGAGACGACGTTCTCCTCCCGGGAGAGCTGGAGTTCCGACGCCGAGAACGCGCACTTCGGGAGGGTATCGAGCTTCCGGA
- the comE gene encoding sulfopyruvate decarboxylase subunit beta, producing the protein MKRIEALRVVADVAERYDAVVTVHLGFPARELYHVNDRRLNFYMLGAMGQSCSVGLGLALCTDREVLAIEGDGGIMMNMGILPTIAQERPRNYTLVLIDNSTYATTGDQPTPSDRIDWEKVAEAHGLTYFEASEPESAEVALEDALATEGPRMVRLEVDPGNADVPLIDLNPEEIKVRFVQALREG; encoded by the coding sequence ATGAAGCGAATTGAAGCTTTAAGAGTGGTCGCCGACGTAGCCGAGCGGTACGACGCCGTAGTTACGGTCCACTTAGGTTTCCCGGCCCGGGAGCTCTACCACGTTAACGATCGGCGCCTCAACTTCTACATGTTGGGAGCGATGGGTCAGTCCTGCTCAGTCGGTCTCGGACTGGCTCTCTGTACCGATCGGGAAGTACTGGCGATTGAAGGAGACGGCGGTATTATGATGAATATGGGAATTCTCCCTACGATCGCCCAAGAGAGACCGCGTAACTACACCCTCGTACTCATCGACAACTCTACGTACGCCACTACAGGAGATCAGCCTACGCCGTCCGATCGCATCGACTGGGAGAAGGTGGCTGAGGCCCATGGGTTGACGTACTTCGAGGCTTCCGAGCCAGAGTCCGCTGAAGTAGCCTTAGAAGACGCGCTCGCGACTGAAGGTCCTCGTATGGTAAGGCTGGAGGTCGACCCTGGAAACGCCGACGTCCCCTTGATAGATTTGAATCCGGAGGAAATCAAAGTGCGGTTCGTTCAAGCGCTGCGGGAGGGATGA